A genomic window from Streptomyces sp. 846.5 includes:
- a CDS encoding PH domain-containing protein, producing the protein MTAHPSRTVTVPPKLPTVWRPVLTRVVLLGLAVLSLGFFCGIAALGPDDWRRHDRVGIAVCGLLFALVLTVLARPAARADAQGLTVVNFVRRRRLDWAEILGVNLRRGDPWVLLDLSDGSTLAVVAIQPGSGLRQAVQAARELRACVDLYGTARRVE; encoded by the coding sequence ATGACCGCCCACCCCAGCCGCACCGTCACCGTCCCGCCCAAGCTGCCCACGGTCTGGCGGCCGGTGCTGACCCGCGTGGTGCTGCTGGGGCTGGCGGTGCTGAGCCTGGGCTTCTTCTGCGGCATCGCCGCGCTCGGCCCGGACGACTGGCGCCGCCACGACCGGGTCGGGATCGCGGTGTGCGGACTGCTGTTCGCGCTGGTGCTCACGGTGCTGGCGCGTCCGGCGGCGCGGGCGGACGCGCAGGGGCTCACCGTGGTGAACTTCGTCCGCCGCCGCCGGCTCGACTGGGCCGAGATCCTGGGCGTCAACCTGCGGCGCGGCGACCCCTGGGTGCTGCTCGACCTCTCCGACGGCAGCACCCTGGCGGTGGTGGCGATCCAGCCGGGCTCCGGACTGCGCCAGGCCGTACAGGCGGCCCGGGAGCTGCGGGCCTGCGTCGACCTCTACGGCACCGCACGCCGCGTCGAATAG
- a CDS encoding phosphoribosyl-ATP diphosphatase, whose translation MAQKTFEELFVELQQKAVSGEPGSRTAELVGRGVHAIGKKVVEEAAEVWMAAEHESDERTAEEISQLLYHLQVMMVARGLTLQDVYAHL comes from the coding sequence ATGGCGCAGAAGACATTCGAGGAGCTGTTCGTCGAGCTCCAGCAGAAGGCCGTATCCGGCGAACCGGGCTCGCGTACCGCGGAGCTGGTCGGCCGGGGCGTGCACGCGATCGGCAAGAAGGTGGTCGAAGAGGCCGCCGAGGTGTGGATGGCGGCCGAGCACGAGTCCGACGAGCGGACCGCTGAGGAGATCTCCCAGCTGCTCTACCACCTCCAGGTGATGATGGTCGCCCGCGGCCTCACCCTGCAGGACGTCTACGCCCATCTGTAA
- the ribH gene encoding 6,7-dimethyl-8-ribityllumazine synthase: MSGEGAPVLSVQDCRGLRVAVIASLWHEKVMDGLIDGAQRALKEYGVEEPELFRVPGSFELPVVARGLAARGFNAVVALGVVIRGGTPHFDYVCEAATMGLTQVSVDTGVPIGFGLLTCDDEQQAVDRAGLPGSKEDKGFEATSAALSTAVLLRQIAAVKH; the protein is encoded by the coding sequence ATGAGCGGCGAGGGCGCACCCGTACTGAGCGTGCAGGACTGCCGGGGTCTGCGGGTCGCGGTGATCGCGTCGCTGTGGCACGAGAAGGTCATGGACGGCCTGATCGACGGCGCGCAGCGGGCCCTGAAGGAGTACGGCGTCGAGGAGCCGGAGCTGTTCCGGGTGCCCGGCAGCTTCGAGCTGCCGGTGGTGGCCAGGGGCCTGGCCGCGCGCGGCTTCAACGCCGTGGTCGCCCTCGGCGTCGTCATCAGGGGCGGCACCCCCCACTTCGACTATGTGTGCGAGGCCGCGACCATGGGGCTCACCCAGGTCTCCGTCGACACCGGCGTCCCCATCGGCTTCGGCCTGCTGACCTGTGACGACGAGCAGCAGGCGGTGGACCGCGCGGGGCTGCCCGGGTCCAAGGAGGACAAGGGCTTCGAGGCGACGAGTGCGGCGCTGTCCACCGCGGTGCTGCTGCGCCAGATCGCCGCCGTCAAGCACTGA
- the hisG gene encoding ATP phosphoribosyltransferase: MLRIAVPNKGSLSEPASAMLHEAGYRQRKDSKELVLVDPENQVEFFFLRPRDIAIYVGSGRLDIGITGRDLLLDSGADAEEVLALGFAGSTFRFAGPAGVATGVKDLEGRRIATSYTGLVAQHLADNGVTPGALTKLDGAVETAVQLGVADVIADVVETGTSLRNAGMEVFGEPILVSDAVVIRPTDAGEDPRAEQFLRRLQGVLVARRYVMMDYDIRAERVAEAVALTPGLESPTVSPLHSEGWVAVRAMVLRKEAQRIMDDLWAIGARAILVTNIHACRL; this comes from the coding sequence ATGCTGCGTATCGCCGTTCCCAACAAGGGGTCCCTCTCCGAGCCGGCGTCCGCGATGCTGCATGAGGCGGGCTACCGGCAGCGCAAGGACTCCAAGGAGCTCGTCCTCGTCGACCCGGAGAACCAGGTCGAGTTCTTCTTCCTGCGCCCCCGCGACATCGCCATCTACGTCGGCTCGGGCCGGCTCGACATCGGCATCACCGGCCGTGACCTGCTGCTGGACTCCGGCGCCGACGCCGAGGAGGTGCTGGCGCTGGGCTTCGCCGGGTCCACCTTCCGCTTCGCCGGCCCGGCCGGGGTGGCCACCGGTGTCAAGGACCTGGAGGGCCGCCGGATCGCGACCTCCTACACCGGCCTGGTCGCCCAGCACCTGGCCGACAACGGCGTCACCCCCGGCGCCCTCACCAAGCTGGACGGCGCGGTGGAGACCGCGGTGCAGCTCGGCGTCGCCGATGTGATCGCCGACGTAGTGGAGACCGGCACCAGCCTGCGCAATGCCGGGATGGAGGTGTTCGGCGAGCCGATCCTGGTCTCCGACGCGGTGGTGATCCGGCCCACCGACGCGGGCGAGGACCCGCGCGCCGAGCAGTTCCTGCGGCGTCTGCAGGGTGTGCTGGTGGCCCGTCGGTACGTGATGATGGACTACGACATCCGTGCCGAGCGCGTCGCGGAAGCGGTCGCGCTCACCCCCGGCCTGGAGTCGCCCACGGTCTCGCCGCTGCACAGCGAGGGCTGGGTCGCCGTGCGGGCGATGGTGCTCCGCAAGGAGGCTCAGCGGATCATGGACGACCTGTGGGCCATCGGCGCCCGCGCCATCCTGGTCACCAACATCCACGCCTGCCGGCTCTAG